The Magnolia sinica isolate HGM2019 chromosome 10, MsV1, whole genome shotgun sequence genome includes a window with the following:
- the LOC131217107 gene encoding trihelix transcription factor ENAP2-like — translation MGPRETAASKLPDKSKRDEWSEGGVLSLLEAYESKWLLRNRAKLKGSDWDDIAQQVSDRNDGSKASKAPNQCKNKIESMKKRYRMETSGSPWQFYARMDSLLKGVHGSQSKGDPAICVNGAAELVPQGLPKVEMDTSEPVLRRASEAGKTQICDGADVEAEGQMQDSNRDDGSNTLPNNRKESRGTGSDVSTPKSKIPDAGDDEPEKLPFKRKKSLSSDVAESIRMLADSILKIEQARMEMYKDTERLRVEADLKRSEMELKRTEIIANTQLQIAELLSRKPRGRNNGSGSSSLRTEATMSPTVPRNADRRNG, via the coding sequence ATGGGTCCCCGAGAAACCGCAGCATCAAAATTGCCTGATAAGAGTAAGAGGGATGAGTGGAGTGAAGGAGGTGTTTTGAGCTTGTTGGAAGCGTACGAATCGAAGTGGTTGCTTAGGAACCGCGCAAAGCTCAAGGGAAGCGATTGGGATGATATTGCACAGCAGGTGTCAGATCGGAATGATGGGAGCAAGGCCTCAAAAGCACCTAACCAGTGTAAGAACAAGATCGAATCAATGAAGAAGCGGTATCGAATGGAGACATCGGGTTCTCCTTGGCAGTTCTATGCTCGTATGGATAGTTTGTTGAAAGGGGTGCATGGTTCTCAATCGAAGGGTGACCCTGCCATTTGTGTGAATGGAGCGGCTGAGTTGGTCCCACAAGGTTTGCCGAAGGTGGAAATGGATACTTCGGAGCCTGTTTTGAGACGGGCATCCGAGGCTGGGAAGACCCAAATCTGCGATGGGGCCGATGTGGAGGCAGAGGGACAAATGCAGGACAGCAATCGAGATGATGGGTCTAACACATTGCCTAACAATAGGAAAGAGAGTAGGGGCACAGGTAGTGATGTTAGTACCCCAAAGAGCAAGATCCCCGATGCCGGTGATGATGAGCCTGAAAAACTTCCATTCAAGCGCAAGAAGAGCTTGAGCAGTGATGTCGCAGAGAGCATCAGAATGCTTGCAGACTCAAttttgaaaattgagcaggcacGAATGGAGATGTACAAGGACACAGAACGTCTAAGAGTGGAGGCGGATCTCAAAAGGAGTGAGATGGAGCTTAAGCGGACGGAAATAATAGCAAACACCCAATTGCAGATTGCGGAGCTTCTATCAAGGAAGCCGCGTGGTAGGAACAACGGAAGTGGAAGTTCATCTTTGAGAACTGAAGCAACCATGTCTCCAACTGTTCCAAGGAACGCTGACAGAAGGAACG